AGGGGCGTGTCATACCTCTAGACATGACATGGTCATGAAAGACACCAAACAGCATTATATCTGACATACATAAACTTCCATTCATAAAcaatgtttcaaacatttctCTCCTGGGACACGCTTTAGAGGTTGCACTGAATTAATGATTTCGAAACGTAATATTCAAGGACAGGTTCAAGATTTGACAGCAGTGCAATTCAGAAATCATAAAGCAATATTGAACTTGCCTCTGCTTGCTGTGTTCTACTGCTGTACTGCTATCATATGATTAAAAGATATGTAATAAAACAAGATACCAAcatcatgaatacaccacaTACTGTGCCCAGAAAAAGACTGAACATAATGAAGTGCCATTATAGTAAACATGCAGTAATAAATagcaccatcacaacacacgTTATGTGTTGTGTGTTATTTAAATCAGACAAATAGCAGGCGTATAATTggcaaacattattaaaaagaagAAATGATATTACATgatattttgattatgatcagtaaATGGACGGAAAAGACAATCACGAAGATAGCACCAAGCATTGACAGTGATGACAGTACTACTGATCCCACTGTCTACAAAGCCTAAGGTACATGTACAGGGAGCAACtatttcaaattggtatctcttCATGGATCGGCAGTGATCATAAGAGACAGTTATGGATTCCCTGAAATTATCTCAACCTACAAGGAACTCTTCTGTAGAATAGGAAAGTCTTGTATCTTTTGCATTAACAGGTGATAAGGTGAGACTACAGAAGTAACAAATAACTGTAACAACAGGATGTGCTCACATAAAATCCATTTCGTTCATCCTTGAGTTCTGTTCCTTTGGTTGATACACACAACACATTCTGTTGACTAATTCGCTGGTACAATGATAATACTTCTTCATGAAAAAGATTAAAGTCATATGTTCCAAAGCATGGTAACCAAACGAAACAATATCTCATTGGACACTCAGTTATCAGTTCTCACTACACTATGTTTAAATTTGTAATTCGGGAATGAGAAACACTGTAGAGGTCACTAtgaaatttgtaaatattgtttacaaGGGTCTCAATAGGACATGTTTATAGTTTTACAAAACCCCATATAACAGATAACTAAAATTAATGGAAGCAAAATGCTTCCCTAGAAGGTACTATCTGAAATTTTGAGATTATCAGTGACAGGGAAATATATGCAATACCAGACtaacattttcaaacaattaTCTGGTGCCCAACAGTTACAATTCATGGGCCACTACTGTACAATAAAAAAATGCAACCTCCTATGAACGATTACAATTTCCTGTCTTTCATCATTTAATGCACAGAAATGTTGCTGCTTTTGATGAGCAGATTGTGGGGTTACCATGTTAGAGTAATAAACATATTGTACATTTCAATGGAATGAGATGACACATGAAGACAATGATGCCCTGGTTTCACAACTGATCTCATAACTCCTCATGGTCATGCTCATGGTCATCATGGTGTGCCTGGTATGGCAGATCAAAGGGCGTTAACTCTTCCACTGCATCCAGTACAGCTCCTTTGATGTCATCTACGTCTACCCAGGGCCCCCAGGCATCAACCACATGTCCCTTGCCGTTGACTAAGTACTTCCAGAAGTTCCATGTGGGGGATTTACCCGCTTCAGCTAAATTATCAACAAAGCATCAATCAACACAATCAGTTTTCAGAATGAAGTTCCTTATCATAATTTTCACACGCTAAAATTATGAGATTTAGATGCTTGCTAAATTCGCATCCTACACTAGAAACCAATGGAAACCCATTAAACACTGTCTGAAGCTGACTTGAAAATGAAGTGAGAACTACTTTGACAATCCTGTATTTCAAAACAAAGTCTATACAAACATCTGCAAAAACAAAATGGCTGGAAAACCTGACTAAAGATTATGTAATCGTTGCAATGCTAGATGTAACAAATCAGGAAAGGTACCTGCGTTCATTAGCAATTGATCAGTGTGTGGGCATactttttgaaaataacatCAAACAAAAGACAAGATTAATTTTACCAGTAAGCAGTTTCCATGCCCTGGGTGCACTGTCACCAGTGACATTGACCTTGGCAAACATGGGGAAGTTCACCTTGTACTTGCGCTTCACAAACTGGTCAATGTCAGTACTGCTCTGAAAGAGTAAGAACAAAACTTCACCTACAAAACACAAGGAAAATACTTATTGTTGGTTTTATTTGGTCCAGACATGATATCAACTaacacttgagtgagtgagtttagtttcacgccacaatccgcaatattccagctatatggcagcggtctgtaaataatcaagtctgtaccagacaatccagagatcaccAACAGGacccatcgatctgcgcaattgggaacctatgacatgtgtcaacaaagtcagcgagcctgaccaccaccgttagtcgcctcttgcgacaagcatagacgCCATCTGTGGCAATATCAACTAACAAACAAGTTTAGCAAGTTTCAATTCAATATGATTAGGGCTCAGTATATGTATTTTGCTTATGTTTATCTCTCTAAAACAGAGTCTGTGTCTCAATGTAAAATTTTCTCCCCAGACTGTCTCCATATCCAAaacaatattctgaaatatttgtaaattcatATATCAACATGCATTTTATCAAAAGGCTTCATTCAAAGCACTATCACTATGAGTAATTCATGTTAATTGGTACTGTCTGGGATTTGTGAAGGAGTAAGGGCAGAAATTGATTTCAGGAATTTCACCATATCCTGATATGTAGTGGCTGTATTGACAAACTTAAAGTTTTTAActttcaggcccccctaagtaatggaaggaattacggcaaatttgaaggaattgcatctcaaatgtaaacaaacgcagcccacttgTGAAACAATTGCAGTGATATCAGTAGTGTagtggtaataacagaaacataaCGCACTtatcggaaacaatgtcggtaatacttgaaacaaatctttggagatttctcggctcagttccgtgatttgtcggttgCGTTCTGAAACTcgcacatcaaaacatggtgtcactggaaggagcacccgtctcggtgagttttgtttttagtttctacagttttcattttcataattatccacCTTTGACCatccgtgttgaatgcgtttaggtatgaggtgttgtcggagccataaattatatttttaggaaaagatcgtcactgcaaaacagcatcataagtcatgcccctggatgCTACCGATGTttagatgtaaacaacctcagGTGGCATGACTTATAAAGCTGTTTTGCAGTGATAATCTTTTCCTGAAAAAATAATTCATAGCTCTGACAACACGGAACTGAGCTAAAAAATCTCCAAAGATGGCCGATCTTGTTTCAAGCATTACCGACATTGTTTCTGATAGGGGccttgtgtttctgttattaccacAAAagtaccgatatcgctgcaattgtttcgtgAGAGgactgcgtttgtttacatttgagatgcaattccttcaaatctgccgtaattccttcagttagtTAGGGGGCCTGACTTTGGCCATATAGAAATCAATTGATCAAGTTAACGAACAGCTACCTCAGTAATGCACATATGAAAATTAACAAGGCAGGAGATCCTTAGTGCCTTACTGCATCACTGCTCCAGATTATTGTCAACATGCAATCCTAAGCTAATGACAGTACTAACCCCAGGCTCTTGAGAACCAAACTGGTTACAGGGAAAGGCAAGTATGGTGAATCTGTCGGTGTGAACCAGTTCATTATGGAGTCGAACCAGGCCCTTATAGTGCTGATCTGTGTAGCCACACTCGCTGGCCACATTCACCACTAGGGATACCTGCAATACACAGTGCACAACATGTGATAAAGCAGCATATTTATACAATATTATTATGTTTACAGCAGTTTAGTTATAACTTTGCATTAcaagaaacacattttctgctgagATCGCTGATGAGTGATACTTAGCAGTTGTTTTCATCATTGACTAGTAACTAGGAAGTGGTgcaagtctgtgaattatcaaaattttgcaatgtaacgaatattcgGGAGTTTTAACAAACTTGGAAAAATTGTAACTTTTCCCTGCCCTTCCCAATAAGACtccccttccttacacctaataacgttactttctcgtTATGCTGCGAGAATGGGAGACACCTCGAAATGTCAGCGGCGGAtagttcagctagctaaacgtcgtgttgctgccaaggcagGTGTAGGCCTTGGTgggaacacgacgtttagccAGCTGAACTAGCGGCagacgaccatgtttttcatcgagctcaagtgtgataatacacctgatggatcaagcagttgatagaggCAGATGTTACAGggggaatctcttcatttaaaacaaaatgaatacgtacgaaaagaactgtttgtattacatTTTCAGCCAAAATccgtaagtaccgcgagaataaGACACaccaatataaatatattacccATCAACAGTTTAGACTCATTTAAACTTAAATTAAAGCACTCAATATttgttatgttcatataaatGGTTACAATGGGCGTAATCGCGTGTCTTAAGCAATTTGGCAGACATTATATTGAGGGATAATTCAAGGATAAATGTTAAGCGAGTCTCCCACCGATGATGTTAGATATTATGAATAAGAAATGGTTTGTTTCCAACACATGCCACAGATCTGTAATACAAAGACCTCCGCTCACTGTAGAAGTCCAAATGCAGATCCAGCTATCTAACATGCTTATGCCGTAAAGGAAACCAACCTTTCCCATATACCTTTTCAAAGGGACCAGCTTTCCTTTCAGATCATACACGTCATACATGTAGAAATTTTTCGCCGGATCAAATTTCTTGTCGTCTGCAACACTGCCCTGTTCATTGTCGAAGCATAAAGTTGCAAAAGGAAATGTTGCTGTAAAACTGATAGCTAACGATACTATGAATGTCATATCGGAATGGAATACACTGTTtctgaacactttcattgtcCAAACAACCCTGGAAACAAGTGGGTCCCCTTTGAACAGCACACGTGTAACCCAACCAAATGTCAACAACGTGGAACCGGAAATCTCGGAAAGTACCGTTGAGATCTCACACAAATTGTTTTGAGCGTCAATGTTCAGCAAACCAATCAGCGTTCGTACAGCCGAATGATTGGCCAATAACAAAGCGGTAAACTTAAAACACAGAACGAAGATTCGTTCATGTTAAGACACGCAGGAGAACGGGAGACTGAAAAGACAATATATTCGTTTTAGTTGTCAGCGTTTAAGAAAAGTGAGTATAAGTTAGTCTGATATCCAATGAGATCTTTTTCATCCGTGATCGGATCTTTTTTGTGAAGTGTAGTAGCATATTTTGTGAGATATTTCGATTAACGTCAGATTGTGTATATTGACACAAATTTTGACTAGTCATATTCTCGCCCTTAGTGATATGGGGTGTTGTCAACAAGACTGTTAGAAAAATTCAAGCAAAAAGATACACTATAGTCAAAGTACCCAGAGGGTCAGAGGACAAGCTATAATCTGACAGAAGTGACCAGATGACTGGAGAATATTCAGTATACAATCTATAATCTGACAGAAGTGACCAGATGACTGGAGAATATTCAGTATACAAGCTATAATCTGACAGAAGTGATCAGATGACTGGAGAATATTCAGTATTGACTCCGCGTTGATCATGTCAAACTGCCAAattcatgaaataaaaatgttgGAGTATTATAGACTAATTACTAGTCTATTAAATGAACTTATTTGACAGAAGAAAGaacagttcataatttaaaaaatgcataatgaaaaggagctctGAATCCGAgacttcatttttttaaatctaGACTTCCATATGATCTAGCCTTGCATGGTGGAAtggtttcagggtctgtatgacagacactTTTCGATCGCTTTAAGAACATTCATAATTTTCTCCCAAATCACATAAAAACCTATAAAACCAGTAACTTACAAAAGACAACTTTCTGTTAAACTAAGCCACCATCCAGGCATTTACAGATCACAGTGTCTGTGTGACACACCTCTGTGATGGAAATAACACTGATTTTGAGCACCTAAAGCATCTATACCATACCTATATTGCCTGACTGAATTCTACATATTCTCGTCACTTTTATTCCCAGCCCTTGATATAGAGCAACATTGTAGAACATAGCTCGTTTAATATATTTGCATTAAATAATGTGGGGAAAGGGTGATATGCTTTTACACATTTCAATATGCTCAAGGTTATGCTCAATGTTAGAAGATGCAATACATTGCTGGTGGGAAAATATATAAACTATCACAATGCATGTTTTATTGAATGAGTACGCTATACAATGAGACATTACACTGTTCTAATCCTGTATCCATCTTTTAATTATCATAAATCATATTTCAAACAAGAAAACCCAAGTAAATAATATTTAGCATGAAGCATGAGATGTTCAGCCTGAGAAGTTGTTGTACTGCATTCTACAGGTTTTCTGAACACTGTTCtctgaaatgtttttgaatgaagtgtaatgatgcataAGTTGGTTTGATGTAGACATCAAACAGGTTCCATTTTGCTTGCTTCCCATTATTATAGGcaaacagaataatacaggtaaATCAGTGGGACTTAGCAGCAGGTGGGTTATGCTCATGTTACTGTTAAAACCTTTAGAGTTCCTATACGAACTAAAGATGAAAGAAATTACAAATTTTAAGTTTCTAAagaattgaatatttgttagatgaaatgttcaatgggtcattttgtgtatttagtgTCTCACTTCAACCTGGAGAATGAGGTGAGCAGTTTGGTGAGGTTGGAAGCTCCTGTCACTGGCGTGACAAGAGGGCCACTCACATCACGATGGACAAAGAAGACGGATGCTGACTGCAATGTTTCAGTCAACAACTCGCTCAATGTCAGCACATCTGCCAAGACCCCCATGAAGACTGCCAACAAATCCATTGGTGCCGGAGCCAAAACACCTTCAACAGAGTCAAAGAAAACCCCCAAATCTTCAGGTAGGGAAGCAGCTGTCAGTGCCCAGTATTGTGTGTGTTCAGCGTGCTACTTGGATTCAACAATCaccatatattttcattcatcgtATATATACCTTTTGCAGATTATCCTATTATATTGGATAGAAAATAACACAGCTTGGGTTTGATGAGATGTGGACATACTGGTACATCATAATGGGTTTCTCAGTTTTACTATGGGAGACCTAGACTCCTTGTGATAACCCTGATGTCAGGAGAACCATGATGTGCTAGATGCAGTTAGTGTAAGCCATATGGAACCTGCATGTAGTCTAGGTTAGAGCAGACTGTGTCTGTTGTTTGAGTGTACTATGCTGTGTGGGGATCAGACGGTGTTGACTTAGGTTAGAATCCAACTGGTGTGGGATTTATTGGCCACCATCATTAGTAAGCCGGAAACTTGCTGAATAGAGTGTTAGAAAACAAGCTTCAAAGCTACACCATTGTTTTCATGACTGCAGTCCATTTGGCTTTAAagcggactgatgaattgcagtctaactcgtaaactaataaacataaaatactcagtgaaatgctgatcataatcaaaactgaattttttttgcagaatttatgtcttcaaaatgaaaaacaaatgtttgaaGGGGTTGGATACAGTGGTGTGTTCGCATACCATATGTTGGGGGATGTGACAGTAGCagcatgtatttattttatGCAGTTATTTCCCCATATGTGGCTTCAAATCATACTTTACagaggttaaaaaatcccattgcctgaTGCCCGGGACAAGTTAGTTTGCATCtagggcaatcaaataatgggaTCTTACTTGTCCTTgaactactactagtactagataatttccactcacggtttcaaactgcaaataaagttggagtttatttcatatctgctcaaaatgtagatATTAAATTTAACAATGGTAATAAAGTAgaattatctttctttgctatttatcacttctcgaGAGATAATCCAGTAAAcgttaacatcaaataccatgttgatttatactttcataattacatcatcatattTGTGTCCTAAAATctggacaagtggaaaattagtcaggacgggttactttcttaaaggtcacatgcaaccaaaacatcaaacattagTAACACAGTTATAACTTGTTCACGATAAGCAGAATTATGagcatataatcgcaaatcgaaagtgcaatattttgtacttgggtttacctccctcgaagcGAAGCAGCTGcgatactgaacccagtcagtgCCGCTGGATGTGCAGTCAAGTGTAACAGGGTTTTCTCAtaggccactggttcatttgatGATGCGCTTAGCCAGCTTTTTGTTTATGGCTTGTAAGCccaataggtgttaatttcaaattgcaaatgttCAGTAAtggaagttgtgtattgcatattgtcattagtagacaggcaggcagacatataggtgtcaataaaccagacattctGTTTTCTCGCTGACAGTCTATCACAATCAACacgttttttgtgtgtgtaacgagtagattatttacttgtttatgtactcaaccaagactagactactgctcacaacctcatactctgggcaggcatacagtttcaagctccgtgaacttACTCCCCATGCATGCTCTGTGAGAGcagtaataataaataataataataataatatgtgtatttataatgcgctgaattccacacataaagcatgctcaaagcgctacattaggtatttttccctcgatcaccggatgtcaatctcaacagcacatcgtatttcaatctcaactccctggggagtatacaacttttgctgccactaggcgcaccgagtttattgtggctctctcatcctaacgaggtacccatttgacagctgggtggactgggacacatagtcacagcactttgtccaagtttactgcacgttgctgtacccgcaactaggtgtatgcacgtgttcatgtggccaccatctggtcatatgccaacggattcgtgggttcttttaagtgcacagggttgcgtactgtacactaggggttgtgacaacactgaaagagtctgcacacaaagttgactccaaggtttttacacccggtcacaggtgggctcgatcccgaaacctcaacgtcgctggatcactagcctggtgccttagccagctcgcccaccatgcccccagTACAGCATAGctcatagctgttgaaaccagtatTTGCCCCAATGCtaggggaaaattagtgaattgtttgaacttgcgggctttttttcatcacgtttttttttcAGCTTCATAGGGTGtattgacatttttgatgatttatttctgtaaatggataacgaaaggtatcagaatctggaaagttgtgttttacgttgcatgtaacctttaaAATCATTTGCCCTGGTctagtggggtttttttttcaaaaaaatgaACCCATGTTTCATGATATTTGGCCACATGCATTTGTCCAGAGGTAAACCTgtgcaagagttatctcccctgatcATATTTACTTTGGGTATGCTGTTTTAGTTGGAGATAATGTTGATACGCTCtggtaattttttttatatatttgaatataaATCTAGTGTGAATTTACTAtagaaatttgatttaaaaaccCCCAAACCTTTATAAACATCATATTGCTATTGAAGATTCAATAATTTCTTAAAATTCTGTTGTTTTTAAAACTTAGTGTGTCAAATACTACATACTGACCAGAAAATTGATTTTCCTGATTTAGTTCATATCAATACATTTCTACAAAATGATGCCAAATTTAGcaatttcatgacattttgatatttggtATGTAACCTCCTTAACAAGCTATACTTAAAACATTTAGTTCACTGTTAGAGAGGAGTACAGAGGaagttattgattcattaacctgtgctgtgccgtcTCCATCCTTTTTCGCACACCTGCTTGTCCCATTCTTTGCAGTCCTCTCTCGTAACATgctaacaaacagtgaactgtaccagtattttaatgatagtttgttaaagaaCTTTTTAGTTTTTAGGGCAttaattctgcaaaaaccttaTAGAGTTGGCATAATTTGATTGTGATCtgcatttcattgagtatgttagaTTTATTAGTTTTttagttagattgcaattcattggtctgaTTTTGAGTTAAATGGACTATAATCTTGTGTATCGTTATGGTTCTGACCTTAGTATTAGaaaaatgtatatatctattcATTTGTCACATGACAGGCAAACACCGAACTCCTGGTGGTAAAGCCCCCAAGACACCTACAGGAGGGGATCGGTTCATCCCCAACCGTGCTACCACTCAGTTTGAATTGGGCCACTATAAGATAGTCAGCGAGGGTGAGAAGCCAGAGGACAATGAGCTTCTCAGTCCAACTCAGCAAGAGTACCAGCGTGTGATGAGTGACAACCTCAATGGTGAGCTCCTCAACAGCAAGATCATTGCCTACAAAAGCAAAGCTCCTCAAGCACCTGAAGGTACTGTGATTGGTTGCCTCTGAACATGTTCTATGCAGTCATCAGTCTTGTTGTATATCCAACCTGATTGATGTATCAGGGTTAGGCAGTGGGAGACTACTGTCATTGTTTTAATTATCATTTTTTGTGATCTTGTTACTGAATCTCCTGACTTCTAAAGCAACATCAAACTTACTTCATTCAGGCATATCTCATCAGTGGATTCCAATGTTATTTTGGATCCCTGGTGGGAATGCTGGTGTCATCAAGCGAGGCAGTTGGCTGCGGCAACTGAGTAGATTCGACTTACAGTTGGATTCTTTTTggcagactcaattatttactgactgctcCTAGAGTCCTATATGAATGGAATAATATTGAGAAAGCAGTTAATGAAAAATGCCTCACATATTTGAAATAGTTCCTTTTGTGTTTTATGCTGCCTCGCTACTTCAATTTTGTATTGTACCAAACATCTTATGCAAAGTATAGCAAGACTGAAATCCACATGTCAAGGTTGCCTTCAGTGTGATACTACCAGCACCTAAAAGCCAAGGAGATTGTCTAACCAGCTGGAATTGATTTAGAATGTGTTGCTTTATGAGTGCATAGAAGAGAAGGGAAATGATTGCTGTGTTTGACATTGAGTGACTGTTCCCAGGCTACAACAACAATCTGAGGGTGTTGTACAGTACTACCAAGACGACTGCTAGTGCCAAGAAGACGATACGACACATTCCACAAGTACCTGAGAGAATCCTCGATGCCCCAGACATCCTAGATGATTATTGTGAGTACTGCAACTTGGTGGTAATTATCATTGGGGTTACAGGTGGCCTCAAGGACTGATTATCTGCACTCTCTGAAGCTGTGAATGTTAGGGACTGTAAAACAGTGAAGCTGGGAAGTAATCAAGAAACACTCAAGATTCTCAAATGTTAGGTGAAGAAACTGTCCATGTCAACACATTCAGTGTTTAATGCTAAGTATCTTTCCTGATGGCAGAGTAGCTTTTGCATGTGatctatcatttcaacttttACCTATTTAACTAAAATTTGAATCTATCACTGACTGACTTGAATGTTGTCAGACCTGAACCTGCTGGACTGGTCAGTGAACAATTACTTAGCGGTGTGTCTGGGCAGCTCAGTCTACCTGTGGAATGCCAGTAGCGGTGACATCAGCCAGCTGTGTCAGATGGATGGGCAGGATGAGTACATTGGTGCTGTGTCATGGATCAAGGAGGGCAACTACTTAGCTGTTGGCACCAGCAGTGGTGAAGTCCAGGTGGGTCAGCCAACAGCTGTCACTCCAGAACCCCTTGCAGACATGTCAGGAGTACTGTCTGCAGTACAGGACTCAGTCCACTAACATCTGACTTCCAGCAACTGAATTCTCATACTTAAGCACAGACTTAGCATTTATGTATTAAAAACAATAGTAGCATCAGTTTGTGGAAGAGATACCCTTAGAGGATTGTCCCATTAGTCCCAATTTTCTGAAGCCAGAGTCTAGCTAAGTTATGATGCTGTCTGAATGTGTCAACTGGTAGAATCAGCTGTCCATAGCTCTTAGTGAGGCAGGTACTCGCTTCTAGTAACATGCTAGAATGGTGAATCCAGCATCAATTTTGATAGGGTTAAACTTATGATCCCTGAAATACTCAATTTCATATTGTAATGTGTGTTTCAGTTGTGGGATGTGATGCAGCAGAAGAAGCTGCGCAGCATGCGGAGCCATGCTGCACGTGTTGGTAGCCTCTCCTGGAACTCCTACATCCTCAGCAGGTGCAAACTCTGTCAGTCTTGGACTCCATGCACCAACATGCCACCCCATTAAGGCTCTCACTTTATCCACCCCACTAACGCACTCACTTTATCCACCCTACTCACTCCACCATGCCTACCTGTactccatccacccacccacatcATCCATCCACTTGCTCACTCCACCCACCCGTACCTGTactccatccacccacccacatcattcatccactcactcactccacccaaCCCCTCAATTGCTTAACTGATCCACCTTGGCCACCCAGTTACTTCATCAACACACTTGACCCATTCTGTGTCTCTTGCTggagaccagtgaaggtcccggggtagaataggctttcatcaacccatgcttgccataaaaggcgactgcttgtcttaagaggcgactgtgcttgtcttaagaggcgactaacgggattgggtggtcaggctcgctgacttggttgacatgtcattggttcccaattgcgcagattgatgctcatgttgttgatcactggattgtctggtccagactcgattatttacagaccgtcgccaaataactggaatattgctgactgtggcgtaaaactatactcactctctTGCTGAAACATTCGGCACATTCTGTCACTTTTTTTCTTCTTGACTTGATTTTAAACTGTCTTCTACTCATCCATTCCTGTTTAGCAGTTTGTACACAGCTCCTCATGCATTGCCCTCTCTTTCAGTGGTTCGAGGAGTGGCAGCATCCACCACCACGATGTTAGAATGGCTCAGCATCATGTGGGCACTCTCACTGGGCATGCACAGGAAGTGTGTGGTCTCAAGTGGTCTCCAGATGGCAA
Above is a genomic segment from Haliotis asinina isolate JCU_RB_2024 chromosome 7, JCU_Hal_asi_v2, whole genome shotgun sequence containing:
- the LOC137291681 gene encoding glutathione peroxidase 7-like, with product MKVFRNSVFHSDMTFIVSLAISFTATFPFATLCFDNEQGSVADDKKFDPAKNFYMYDVYDLKGKLVPLKRYMGKVSLVVNVASECGYTDQHYKGLVRLHNELVHTDRFTILAFPCNQFGSQEPGSSTDIDQFVKRKYKVNFPMFAKVNVTGDSAPRAWKLLTAEAGKSPTWNFWKYLVNGKGHVVDAWGPWVDVDDIKGAVLDAVEELTPFDLPYQAHHDDHEHDHEEL
- the LOC137291680 gene encoding cell division cycle protein 20 homolog, which produces MSHFNLENEVSSLVRLEAPVTGVTRGPLTSRWTKKTDADCNVSVNNSLNVSTSAKTPMKTANKSIGAGAKTPSTESKKTPKSSGKHRTPGGKAPKTPTGGDRFIPNRATTQFELGHYKIVSEGEKPEDNELLSPTQQEYQRVMSDNLNGELLNSKIIAYKSKAPQAPEGYNNNLRVLYSTTKTTASAKKTIRHIPQVPERILDAPDILDDYYLNLLDWSVNNYLAVCLGSSVYLWNASSGDISQLCQMDGQDEYIGAVSWIKEGNYLAVGTSSGEVQLWDVMQQKKLRSMRSHAARVGSLSWNSYILSSGSRSGSIHHHDVRMAQHHVGTLTGHAQEVCGLKWSPDGKYLASGGNDNILNIWSAAMGSQTTESTQPLYSFSQHQAAVKAVAWCPWQSSLLASGGGTADRHIRFWNCNTGACLNAVDTKSQVCALLWSTEHRELISSHGFAQNQLIIWKYPAMSKIAELTGHTARVLHMAMSPDGTTVVSAGADETLRLWKCFAVDEKKKTTQKSASKGTSSTLHRALIR